The segment GTTGGCACTGTCCTTCCGTTTCGGTATACTTAATGTCAGACAAACCGAATAGAAAGGATGACGCCCGTTGTTCAAAAAATGGTTTGGCAAGCAACAGCCGAAGGAAGAGACGATCACCGCACCGCTTGACGGGACGATTGTGCCGCTTGAAGACGTGCCGGATCCGGTGTTTGCGCAAAACATGATGGGCGATGGCATCGCCATCGACCCGGCGGATGGGGATGTCGTCGCTCCGGTGGACGGGGAAATCGTCCAACTCTTTCCGACGAAACACGCCATCGGCTTGCGTTCGGAAGCGGGTGTGGAGCTGCTCATCCATGTCGGCATCGACACCGTGTCGATGAACGGGGAAGGGTTTACCGCCTATGTCAAAGCCGGCGACCGAGTGAAACGGGGCGATCGGCTTCTTTCTGTTGACTTGCCGCTTGTGCGCGAGAAAGCGAAAAGCGCGGTGACGCCGATCATCATCACGAATGGTGATGCGCTTGAAAGTTTGGAGAAAAAAGCAGGGACATCGGCAGCAAAAGGTGAGACGGTCTTGTTTCATGTGAAAATGAAATAAGGGCGGCAGGGAGGACATATGGCGTTTCGCATCCATAAGATTTTAAACAACAACGCCGTTGTCGTGCTCGATGAAGGCAAAGAGAAAATTGTCATGGGCCCGGGGATTGCGTTTCAAAAGCGGAAAAACGATCTCATCCCCCCGGGCCGCATTGAGAAAATTTTCGTCATGGAAGAAGAAAATGAGAAGTTCCAGCAATTGCTTCGCACGTTGCCAGAAGAACATATCGATATTGCCGAAGAAATTATCAGCTATGCGGAAGGCAAACTGCAAGCACCGCTCAACGACCATATTCATATTGCGCTGACTGACCATTTGTCGTTTGCCATCGAGCGGTTGAAGCAAGGTTACCGCATTCAAAACAAATTGCTCAATGAAATTAAAGTGCTATATAAGGCGGAGTATGAAATTGGGCTATGGGCGAAACAGTTGATCAAAGAGCGGCTTGGCATCGAGATTCCCGATGACGAGGCGGCCCATATCGCCCTTCATATTCATACGGCGAAACTCGATGCCGCCAGCATGAACAAAACGATGCGCGAGACGACGCTCATTCATGAACTCGTTGACCTTATCCAAACGGAGCTCGGCATATTGATCGATAAGGAAAGCATTTCATACCAGCGGCTGCTCACTCATTTGCGCTTTGCCTTAAGCCGCATCGAAAACGGGGAGCCGATTCATTCGATGGATGAGGAGATGCTTGCGCTCATTCAGACAAAATATGCAAAGGAATGGGCGTGTACACAAAAAGCGGCAACCTATGCAGAGAAGGAATATGGCATCCGTTTTCCGGAGGAGGAACTCGCCTATATCGTCCTCCATATCCAACGGTTGCGAAAGCGTTGACAAAAACAGCAAGTTGCCGTATAATGCAAAACAGACAACGAAATATTGCGGGATTGTAACTGCTTCGAGCAGGCAAGACCTAAAACGTATGAAGGGAACGGCAAGTGAGTCATGCCGCTAGATCGCCCTTTGTATGTTTTAGGTCTTTTTTGTTTTTCATTTCACCATCATTCAGAAGGAGAGGAGTTCACCGATGAATTATGAACACATTGCTAAACAACTCATCCCGCTCCTTGGCGGGAAAGAAAACGTCATTAGCGCGACCCATTGCGCAACAAGGCTTCGGCTTGTTTTAAAGGACGAGAAAAAGGTTGATGCAAAAACCATTGAAAACATTGAAGGGGTTAAAGGGGCGTTTTCCAGCTCCGGACAGTTTCAAATTATTTTTGGCACCGGCGTGGTGAATAAAGTGTATGAAGCGTTTGTCCGGGAAGCAGGGATACAGCAAGGTGATGCTGATGCTCATCAAGAAGCCATCAAGCAAAAAATGAATCCGCTCGCCCGCTTTGCGAAGACGTTGTCAAACATTTTTGTCCCAATCATCCCAGCCATTGTCGCGAGCGGTTTGTTAATGGGTTTGCTTGGGATGATGAAGGCGTTCAAATGGGTGGCGGCAGACAGCCCGCTGTATATTTTGCTTGATATGTTTTCGAGTGCGGCGTTTATTATTTTGCCGATTTTAATCGGCTTTAGCGCGGCGAAAGAATTTGGCGGCACGCCGTTTTTAGGGGCGGTCATCGGCGGTATTATGACTCACCCGGCGCTATTAAACCCGTGGGGATTGGCCGAGGCCAAGCCAAACTATATGCATTTTCTTGGCTTTGATATCGCTATGGTTGGGTATCAAGGGACGGTCGTGCCGATTTTGCTGGCGACGTATGTGATGAGCAAAGTGGAGCGTGGATTGCGCAGAGTTGTTCCTCATGCGGTCAGTTTGCTTGTTGTTCCTTTTGTGACCGTCATTTTGACGGGATTTATTACGATTTTGGCCATTGGTCCGCTCGGCAATTTGCTTGGCGATGGGATTACGACGGTGTTGAACTTTGTTTACCATTATGGCGGTGCGTTAGCTGGCCTTATCTTTGGTGGATTGTACTCGATGATCGTCATTACTGGTGTGCATCATAGCTTTCATGCCATTGAAGCGAACTTGTTGGCGAAACTTGGGGTCAACTATTTACTGCCAATTTGGTCGATGGCCAACGTCGCCCAAGGCGGCGCCGGTTTGGCTGTATTTGTCAAATCGAAGCGGACAAAAACAAAAGAGATTGCGTTACCGGCGGCCTTGTCAGCTTTTTTAGGCATTACCGAGCCAGTCATTTTCGGGGTGAACTTAAAATACCGGAAGCCGTTTATCGCTGCGGCCATTGGCGGCGCGCTCGGCGGAGCGTACGTCGTATTTACGAATGTAGTAGCTAATGCCTACGGGTTGACCGGCATCCCGATGATCGCCATCGTTGCGCCGGAAGGGCTCACGAACTTAATGCACTACTTAATCGGTTTTGCCATTGCCGTCGTTTCAGCGTTTGTGGCGACATTCCTTCTAAAGTTCCGTGAAGAAGAAGAGTGAGGGGACAAGCGGATGAAATCCGAACGGGAACAGAAACTTATTGAACAAGCATACGCTGAAGTCGAAAAATATGAGACTCTTGTCAATCGTGACCGGTATCGGCTTCGCTACCATCTCATGCCCCCTGTCGGGTTGATGAACGATCCAAACGGGCTGATCGACTGGCACGGAACGTATCACGTCTTCTACCAATGGATGCCGTTTCGCACCGGCCATGGCGCCAAGTTCTGGGGGCATTATACATCCCCAGACTTGGTTCATTGGCAAGCAGCGCCGATTGCGTTAGCGCCAAGCGAATGGTATGACAAAGATGGCTGCTATTCCGGCAGTGCGATTAGTTGCGATGGAAAACTCGTGCTGTTTTACACTGGCAATGTGAAAGATGAACAAGGAAACCGCCAAACGTATCAATGCATGGCCGTATCGGAAGATGGCATTCATTTTACAAAAAAAGGAGTCGTCATTACACTTCCGGACGGATATACGGCCCATTTCCGCGATCCGAAAGTATGGCGGTATCAGGGCCATTGGTATATGATCCTGGGGGCGCAAAGCGAAAGCGGCGATGGAAAAGCGGTGCTGTTTCGTTCCGCTGATCTTTGTCATTGGGAGCATCTTGGCCCAATTGCTGGCGGAAACATGAACGGGCTTGGTCCGTTTGGCTATATGTGGGAATGCCCAGACTTGTTTCCATTAGATGGGCAAGACGTACTCATCGTCTGCCCGCAAGGATTAAAACCGGACGGCATGCGCTACCAAAACGTCTACCAGTCAGGTTATTTTGTCGGCCGCTTCGACTACGAACGGGCCGAATTCCTTCACGGGACGTTTGAGGAGCTTGATCGCGGCTTTGAATTTTACGCCCCGCAAACGATGCTTGACCGGAACGGGCGGCGCATCCTCATCGGCTGGATGGGCGTGCCGGACCAGGATGAAGACCGTCAGCCGACAGTGAGCCACCGCTGGGTGCACGCGCTCACCTTGCCGCGCGAACTTCGCCTCACTGGCGGCAAGCTGAGACAGACGCCAGTGGAAGAGCTGAAACAGTTGCGCAAACAAAAAGTAGCATATCCAAGCGCCACTGTGGTGAATGAGCTGAGGTCATGGCCGGGACTCGAGGGAGATGCGATCGAACTTCGCCTCGACAATATCGAACTGTTCGGAAGCATGATGGAAATTTACTTTCGCCATGCGGCTCGCCTTGTTTACAATAGTGACGAAGGGGTATTGACGCTTGAACGGAAAAGCTTTGTGAACGGGCTGACGGAGAAGCGGCAATGTCGATTGCCACGTCTTCGTTCGCTTCATGTTTTCCTTGATACGTCATCGATCGAACTGTTCGTCAATGATGGCGAAGAGACGTTCACTGCGCGGTTTTTTCCGTATCCGGACGACCAAACGATTTTCTTTGGCGCTCATGGGCATCTTCAGATGGACATCGAGAAATGGGAATTATAAGACGGATTGGCACGAGCAAAGCTGCCGAGAGCAATCGCTTTTCGGCGGCTTGTTTATTACTGTTGTAGTTCCTTTTGTGAGACAATGAGCAATACGGGATTGAATTTACTTCCGTCCCCCTCTATAATGAACAGTAGATAGTGTCTTTACATCGATAATGACAGGGGGATACACATGAACCAAACCGCGATTTCCCAGCGCAGGCTGTTAGGCATTGCCGGGCTCGGTTGGCTGTTTGACGCCATGGACGTCGGGATGCTGTCGTTTTTGATGGCCGCCTTGCAAAAAGATTGGAACTTGACGGCCGGGCAAGTCGGCTGGATCGGCAGCGTCAACTCGATCGGCATGGCGGTCGGGGCGCTCGTGTTCGGGCTGCTCGCCGACCGGATCGGCCGGAAAAATGTTTTCATTGTCACATTGTTATTATTCTCGATCGGCAGCGGGCTGTCGGCGCTGACGACGACGTTGGCGGCGTTTTTGGCGCTCCGCTTTTTGATCGGCATGGGGCTTGGCGGCGAGCTGCCGGTCGCGTCGACGCTCGTTTCGGAGGCGGTGCCGGCTAAAGACCGCGGCCGGGCTGTCGTGCTGCTTGAAAGCTTTTGGGCTGGCGGTTGGCTATTGGCAGCGCTCATCTCGTATTTCGTCATACCGGCTTACGGCTGGCGGACGGCGTTATGGCTGGCGGCGATCCCGGCGCTGTATGCGATCTATTTGCGCCTCCGTCTGCCTGATTCGCCGCGGTTTGCGGCTGTAAGAAAAGAAGAGACGGTATGGAAAAACATCGTCCACGTATGGTCCGCTCCCCATCGGAAAGAGACGGTTATGCTTTGGTTGCTTTGGTTTTGCGTCGTCTTTTCGTATTACGGCATGTTTTTATGGCTGCCGAGCGTTATGGTGATGAAAGGGTTTAGTTTAATTAAAAGCTTTGAATATGTGCTCATCATGACGCTGGCGCAATTGCCCGGCTATTTCAGCGCCGCATGGCTGATCGAGCGGGCGGGACGGAAATTTGTCTTGGTCACGTACTTGCTTGGCACCGCATTGAGCGCCTACTTTTTCGGCACGGCCGAGTCGCTCGTTGGGCTGATGGCATCCGGCATTTTCTTGTCGTTTTTCAACCTCGGCGCTTGGGGAGCGCTGTATGCGTATACGCCGGAGCAGTATCCGACGTCGATCCGTGCGACAGGCGCCGGCATGGCGGCGGCGTTTGGCCGCATCGGCGGCATTTTTGGCCCACTGTTGGTCGGCTCGCTTGTCGCCCAAGGGGTGTCGGTGACGGCCATTTTCACGCTGTTTTGCCTCGCTGTTCTTGTCGCCGTTCTTTCTGTCGCCGTCCTCGGCAAAGAGACGAAGCAGCAAGAGCTCGCTTAAGTTGACAAATCAAACGGAGGGCTATACCTTAAGGGTAAGCCCTTTTTTGTTCGGATCATGAAGAGAGGCGGTGGATTCCTTGCGCCCGTTCGTATCAGTCGTCATCCCAACGTACAATCGCCCGTATCCGCTTGCCGAGCTGCTCGAGGCGTTGAGCCGGCAGACATACCGCCATTTTGAGGTGATCATTGTCAATGACGGCGGCATCCCCGTTCATGATGTCGCCGCCTTGTATCCAGAGCTTGACATCTGTCTCATCGACCGCCGCGACAACGAAGGACATGTCGCCGCCCGCAACGAAGGCGTCAAGGCGGCGCGCGGGGAATGCATCATGCTTTGCGACGACGATGACCTCGTGTTGCCGTGCCATCTCGAACGGATGGTCACAGCGCTTCGTGACGCCGATTTTGCCTATGCCGATGCGGAAATTGTCCAGTATCGGGTGGAGAACGATCAGCGCGTCCCATCCGCCCGTTTTTTATTTGCCTATGAGTATGATTTGGAAGCGATGCGGACGTTTTCGACGTACGTCCCGTCTGGAAGCGTGTATCGAAAATCGCTCCATGACGAGATCGGCTGCTTTGACCCGTCTGTCCACCATTATTGGGATTGGGACTTCTTTTTGCGCGCGGCGGCCGCCTGTCGCGTCATGCGTGTCGCGGCGGCGACCGTGTTGTACGCGTTCAGCCCGGACGGCGACAACGTGTCGCGACATATGAACGACAAGCGGCGCCAATATTTGCGGCGGCTGTGTGAGAAGCATGGGCTTGGGGACTTGCCGATGAAAAATTTTTGGCTCTTGCTTGACGAGCCGGAAGTCGCGAAGCGCCGGGCGGACACCGAAGTCATTTGGAACGGTCAGCCGATCGTGTCGCGGTTTTGGATGCAAAAAAAGGCAGGATGGCGTTGACAAAAGGTTTTGGGGTTTGTTATGATAGTGGACAAAATCATATATGGATCGCGATGACGGATCAATAGTAGTTAACCCTCTCTTCCGAAGCGAGCCGGGGGCGGTGGGAGCCCGGTGAAGACAGTTAATGAAACGGCAGTCCGGAGCGAACATGACGAAAGTGGGTGCGCGTTTGGCGCATCAACTAGGGTGGAACCGCGGGAGCTACGCTCTCGTCCCTAGGCACAAGGCCTAGGGGCGAGGGCGTTTTTCATTGTTATGACGATGATCAATGGAGGAGGATGAATAAGATGGTTGCGACAATGGAAGAAATCGTTGCCCACGCCAAGCATCGTGGCTTCGTGTTTCCGGGCTCGGAAATTTACGGCGGGCTGGCGAACACGTGGGATTACGGCCCGCTTGGCGTCGAGCTGAAAAACAACATCAAACGGGCGTGGTGGAAAAAGTTCGTCCAAGAGTCGCCGTACAACGTCGGCCTCGACGCTGCCATTTTGATGAATCCAAGAACGTGGGAAGCATCCGGCCATTTAGGCAATTTCAATGACCCGATGGTCGACTGCAAACAGTGCAAAGCGCGCCACCGCGCCGACAAGCTGATTGAGAAGGCGCTCGAGGAAAAAGGGATCGAGATGATCGTTGACGGGTTGCCGCTTGCCAAGATGGATGAACTCATCAAGGAGTACGACATCGCCTGCCCGGAATGCGGCAGCCGCGATTTCACGAACGTGCGCCAGTTCAACTTAATGTTTAAAACGTACCAAGGCGTCACCGAGTCGAGCGCCAACGAAATTTATTTGCGTCCAGAGACAGCGCAAGGCATTTTCGTCAACTTCAAAAACGTCCAGCGCACGATGCGCAAAAAATTGCCGTTTGGCATCGCGCAAATCGGCAAAAGCTTCCGCAACGAGATTACGCCGGGCAACTTCACGTTCCGCACGCGCGAGTTCGAACAAATGGAGCTCGAATTTTTCTGCAAGCCCGGTGAGGAGCTGCAATGGTTTGACTATTGGAAACAGTTTTGCAAGGACTGGCTGCTGTCGCTCGGCATGAAGGAGGATAACATCCGCCTGCGCGACCATGCGAAAGAAGAGTTGTCCCACTACAGCAACGCCACGACGGACATCGAGTACCATTTCCCGTTCGGCTGGGGCGAGCTGTGGGGCATCGCGTCGCGCACTGACTACGACTTAAGGCGGCATATGGAATACTCCGGAGAGGATTTCCATTATCTCGACCAAGAAACGAACGAACGCTACGTGCCGTACTGCATTGAGCCGTCGCTTGGCGCCGACCGCGTCACGCTGGCGTTTATGATCGACGCCTATGACGAGGAAGAACTGGAAGACGGAACGACCCGGACGGTGATGCATTTGCATCCGGCGCTTGCGCCGTACAAAGCGGCTGTCTTGCCGCTGTCGAAAAAGCTCGCGGACGGGGCGCACCGCATTTATGAAGAGCTGGCGAAACATTTCATGGTCGACTATGACGAAACCGGCTCGATCGGCAAGAGGTATCGCCGCCAAGACGAAATCGGCACGCCGTTTTGCATCACGTACGACTTTGAGTCTGAACAAGACGGCCAAGTGACCGTGCGCGACCGCGACACGATGGAGCAAGTGCGGCTGCCGATTGGAGAGCTCAAAGCCTTTTTGGAGGAAAAAATCGCTTTTTGATGACGGGAACGGAGGCTGTCTCAAAAGATCGTGAAACCGAGCTTTCGCAGACAGCCTCTTTTTTTGATCCTTCACCCCTCTGAGTTTGACGGTTTGAGGTCATCTAAAAGAGCCAAAATGCTTTGCTCGCAAAGATTTCACATGCGGATCCTAGAGAGGCGATGATCTCGTACAAAATCCTGCTATTCCATCTGTGTCTCAGTTAGAAAAGCCTGGTGAAATCGGCCTTCTTTTTTGGCGAAATGCCGTTGATTTGCTCATGGCAGTCATTTTTCATCGGCCTTCTAGGAGGCCGGTGATTGACTCGCACAACCGTTTCTGGGAATCAGTTCTCAAGTAGAGAAAACTTGTTGCATCAGCCTCTATGTTCACGCGTTCCATCATCGATCAAGGCAAACAACGGTTTTTCACCAACCTTCTAGAGTAAAAACCCAAAATTGTGCATAAGAGTACGTAACGGTACATGCAGTAAATAGCGATGAAACACATAGGTTAAGTCCAAATTATTGTGTAAATTCCCCTTTGATAGACAACATGGATCTGATAACTTGACGTACGGTAGGTAAGACCGGCAAGTCTCCCTGCCGATCGCCTTCCCGGACAAATGATCATGTTGTCAAGGAACAGGCGTGTCAGGGAGTTTTCGCGGCATATCCTCGCTTTGCTCCGGTGAAGCAGGAGTCTTCTCGCCCTAATACGCTAAAAGTCCCACCAATTTCAAAACGAAATAGAAACATTTGAAGGTATGATACATGTTTCAAACTCAGTATACGCCATTTTGCTTAACAACGCAGCCGCGATGGGGTTGTCATGGCAAATGTAATCACGCCAGTTTTGTTTACGCAACTCAACTGCAAGAAATTGAAATTGGAGCACATTGAAAAACGGAAACGGGAGTGTAAATGATGAAGGTTCATTTACAACTTGTGGTGAAGAGCCTGCTCATCTACAGTAAAATTAATAACCTGACTTCTTGAAACATGATATAATTATGTATAAAACCTCAACCAAGGTGGGGATGCAAATGAGCACTAACAAAAAAAGGAGCCGTGGCGCATATCATATAACAACTGGAACGGCAAGACGCCCAATTTTAAAGAGAATAGTGCGTCAAAACCGTCATCATTACCGAATTGGACCATCTGTTCTAACAGAAGAGCAAATGAAGGAGGTCATTCAAGTGCGATCTAAAAAAAAGAAGCTAACCAAGGAAGAAAAGAAAGCGTTACACAAACGTCTGGCTGGCAGTACGAAGTTATTT is part of the [Flavobacterium] thermophilum genome and harbors:
- the crr gene encoding Glucose-specific phosphotransferase enzyme IIA component, which codes for MFKKWFGKQQPKEETITAPLDGTIVPLEDVPDPVFAQNMMGDGIAIDPADGDVVAPVDGEIVQLFPTKHAIGLRSEAGVELLIHVGIDTVSMNGEGFTAYVKAGDRVKRGDRLLSVDLPLVREKAKSAVTPIIITNGDALESLEKKAGTSAAKGETVLFHVKMK
- the sacY gene encoding Levansucrase and sucrase synthesis operon antiterminator → MAFRIHKILNNNAVVVLDEGKEKIVMGPGIAFQKRKNDLIPPGRIEKIFVMEEENEKFQQLLRTLPEEHIDIAEEIISYAEGKLQAPLNDHIHIALTDHLSFAIERLKQGYRIQNKLLNEIKVLYKAEYEIGLWAKQLIKERLGIEIPDDEAAHIALHIHTAKLDAASMNKTMRETTLIHELVDLIQTELGILIDKESISYQRLLTHLRFALSRIENGEPIHSMDEEMLALIQTKYAKEWACTQKAATYAEKEYGIRFPEEELAYIVLHIQRLRKR
- the sacX gene encoding PTS system sac EIIBC component translates to MNYEHIAKQLIPLLGGKENVISATHCATRLRLVLKDEKKVDAKTIENIEGVKGAFSSSGQFQIIFGTGVVNKVYEAFVREAGIQQGDADAHQEAIKQKMNPLARFAKTLSNIFVPIIPAIVASGLLMGLLGMMKAFKWVAADSPLYILLDMFSSAAFIILPILIGFSAAKEFGGTPFLGAVIGGIMTHPALLNPWGLAEAKPNYMHFLGFDIAMVGYQGTVVPILLATYVMSKVERGLRRVVPHAVSLLVVPFVTVILTGFITILAIGPLGNLLGDGITTVLNFVYHYGGALAGLIFGGLYSMIVITGVHHSFHAIEANLLAKLGVNYLLPIWSMANVAQGGAGLAVFVKSKRTKTKEIALPAALSAFLGITEPVIFGVNLKYRKPFIAAAIGGALGGAYVVFTNVVANAYGLTGIPMIAIVAPEGLTNLMHYLIGFAIAVVSAFVATFLLKFREEEE
- the scrB gene encoding Sucrose-6-phosphate hydrolase produces the protein MKSEREQKLIEQAYAEVEKYETLVNRDRYRLRYHLMPPVGLMNDPNGLIDWHGTYHVFYQWMPFRTGHGAKFWGHYTSPDLVHWQAAPIALAPSEWYDKDGCYSGSAISCDGKLVLFYTGNVKDEQGNRQTYQCMAVSEDGIHFTKKGVVITLPDGYTAHFRDPKVWRYQGHWYMILGAQSESGDGKAVLFRSADLCHWEHLGPIAGGNMNGLGPFGYMWECPDLFPLDGQDVLIVCPQGLKPDGMRYQNVYQSGYFVGRFDYERAEFLHGTFEELDRGFEFYAPQTMLDRNGRRILIGWMGVPDQDEDRQPTVSHRWVHALTLPRELRLTGGKLRQTPVEELKQLRKQKVAYPSATVVNELRSWPGLEGDAIELRLDNIELFGSMMEIYFRHAARLVYNSDEGVLTLERKSFVNGLTEKRQCRLPRLRSLHVFLDTSSIELFVNDGEETFTARFFPYPDDQTIFFGAHGHLQMDIEKWEL
- the naiP gene encoding Putative niacin/nicotinamide transporter NaiP, which encodes MNQTAISQRRLLGIAGLGWLFDAMDVGMLSFLMAALQKDWNLTAGQVGWIGSVNSIGMAVGALVFGLLADRIGRKNVFIVTLLLFSIGSGLSALTTTLAAFLALRFLIGMGLGGELPVASTLVSEAVPAKDRGRAVVLLESFWAGGWLLAALISYFVIPAYGWRTALWLAAIPALYAIYLRLRLPDSPRFAAVRKEETVWKNIVHVWSAPHRKETVMLWLLWFCVVFSYYGMFLWLPSVMVMKGFSLIKSFEYVLIMTLAQLPGYFSAAWLIERAGRKFVLVTYLLGTALSAYFFGTAESLVGLMASGIFLSFFNLGAWGALYAYTPEQYPTSIRATGAGMAAAFGRIGGIFGPLLVGSLVAQGVSVTAIFTLFCLAVLVAVLSVAVLGKETKQQELA
- a CDS encoding PGL/p-HBAD biosynthesis glycosyltransferase Rv2957/MT3031, producing MRPFVSVVIPTYNRPYPLAELLEALSRQTYRHFEVIIVNDGGIPVHDVAALYPELDICLIDRRDNEGHVAARNEGVKAARGECIMLCDDDDLVLPCHLERMVTALRDADFAYADAEIVQYRVENDQRVPSARFLFAYEYDLEAMRTFSTYVPSGSVYRKSLHDEIGCFDPSVHHYWDWDFFLRAAAACRVMRVAAATVLYAFSPDGDNVSRHMNDKRRQYLRRLCEKHGLGDLPMKNFWLLLDEPEVAKRRADTEVIWNGQPIVSRFWMQKKAGWR
- the glyQS gene encoding Glycine--tRNA ligase, encoding MVATMEEIVAHAKHRGFVFPGSEIYGGLANTWDYGPLGVELKNNIKRAWWKKFVQESPYNVGLDAAILMNPRTWEASGHLGNFNDPMVDCKQCKARHRADKLIEKALEEKGIEMIVDGLPLAKMDELIKEYDIACPECGSRDFTNVRQFNLMFKTYQGVTESSANEIYLRPETAQGIFVNFKNVQRTMRKKLPFGIAQIGKSFRNEITPGNFTFRTREFEQMELEFFCKPGEELQWFDYWKQFCKDWLLSLGMKEDNIRLRDHAKEELSHYSNATTDIEYHFPFGWGELWGIASRTDYDLRRHMEYSGEDFHYLDQETNERYVPYCIEPSLGADRVTLAFMIDAYDEEELEDGTTRTVMHLHPALAPYKAAVLPLSKKLADGAHRIYEELAKHFMVDYDETGSIGKRYRRQDEIGTPFCITYDFESEQDGQVTVRDRDTMEQVRLPIGELKAFLEEKIAF